In Taeniopygia guttata chromosome 2, bTaeGut7.mat, whole genome shotgun sequence, one genomic interval encodes:
- the PFKP gene encoding ATP-dependent 6-phosphofructokinase, platelet type isoform X3 translates to MDHQPKFFENLSGAGKAIGVLTSGGDAQGMNAAVRAVVRMGIYVNAKVYFIYEGYQGMVDGGDNIVEVSWESVSSILQVGGTVIGSARCKPFRTREGRLQAAFNLVQRGITNLCVIGGDGSLTGANLFREEWSGLLEELAQKGKIDAEAVKKYAYLNIVGMVGSIDNDFCGTDMTIGTDSALHRIIEVVDAIMTTAQSHQRTFVLEVMGRHCGYLALVSALACGADWVFIPEYPPEEGWEDSMCTKLSENRARKKRLNIIIVAEGAIDCHNKPITSEKVKDLVVQRLGFDTRVTILGHVQRGGTPSAFDRILASRMGVEAVLALLEATPATPACVVSLSGNQAVRLPLMECVQMTQEVQKAMDEGRFLEAVKLRGRSFENNLNTYKLLSHKKPDAELPKSNFNVAVLNVGAPAAGMNAAVRAAVRVGITEGHKIFAVIDGFEGFARGKIKEISWGDVGGWTGQGGSILGTKRTLPAKYLEKIADQMRTNNINALMVIGGFEAYLGLLELSAAREKYDEFCVPMVMVPATVSNNVPGSDFSIGADTALNTITDTCDRIKQSASGTKRRVFIIETMGGYCGYLANMGALAAGADAAYIFEEQFDIRELQANVEHLTEKMKTSIQRGLVLRNENCNENYTTDFIYQLYSEEGKGVFDCRKNVLGHMQQGGAPSPFDRNFGTKISAKAMQWISKKLKETYRKDTGFPRSSGG, encoded by the exons GGTTACCAGGGAATGGTTGATGGAGGTGATAATATTGTAGAAGTTTCATGGGAAAGTGTTTCAAGTATCCTGCAAGTG GGAGGCACGGTGATCGGCAGCGCGCGCTGCAAACCCTTCCGCACACGCGAGGGCCGCTTGCAGGCTGCCTTCAACCTGGTGCAGAGAGGCATCACCAACCTCTGCGTGATCGGCGGCGACGGCAGCTTGACCGGCGCCAACCTCTTCCGGGAGGAGTGGAGcgggctgctggaggagctggcacAGAAAG GAAAGATTGATGCAGAGGCTGTTAAGAAATATGCTTATCTTAACATTGTGGGAATGGTTGGATCCATAGACAATGACTTCTGTGGCACTGATATGACCATAGGTACTGACTCAGCTCTGCACAGAATAATTGAAGTTGTAGATGCCATCATGACCACTGCTCAGAG CCACCAGAGGACATTTGTTCTGGAGGTTATGGGGCGACACTGTGG gTATCTAGCTCTGGTTAGTGCCTTAGCCTGTGGTGCAGATTGGGTGTTTATTCCTGAATACCCACCAGAAGAAGGCTGGGAAGATTCAATGTGTACTAAGCTTTCAGAG aacCGAGCACgaaagaaaaggctgaataTTATTATTGTAGCTGAAGGAGCTATTGATTGTCACAACAAACCTATAACATCAGAGAAGGTTAAGGAT CTTGTGGTTCAGCGGCTTGGTTTTGACACCCGAGTAACCATCCTGGGTCATGTGCAAAGAGGTGGAACCCCTTCAGCTTTTGATAGAATTCTT GCGAGTCGTATGGGTGTGGAAGCTGTGCTTGCCCTTTTAGAAGCTACTCCAGCTACCCCTGCCTGTGTTGTGTCCCTGTCTGGAAACCAGGCTGTCCGTCTGCCTCTGATGGAGTGTGTGCAGATG ACTCAAGAAGTCCAGAAAGCCATGGATGAGGGAAGATTTCTTGAGGCTGTGAAGCTCCGTGGAAG GAGCTTTGAAAACAACCTTAACACGTACAAATTACTGTCGCACAAAAAGCCAGATGCTGAACTTCCAAAG AGTAATTTTAATGTGGCAGTTTTAAATGTTGGTGCCCCTGCAGCTGGAATGAATGCCGCCGTGAGGGCTGCAGTGAGAGTTGGCATCACTGAAGGTCacaaaatatttgctgtcaTTGATGGTTTTGAAGGGTTCGCTAGAGGGAAg ATAAAGGAAATTTCCTGGGGAGATGTTGGAGGCTGGACTGGTCAAGGAGGATCAATTCTTGGTACAAAACG TACTCTTCCTGCAAAATATTTGGAGAAGATTGCTGACCAGATGCGCACTAACAACATTAACGCCCTTATGGTTATTGGTGGATTTGAG GCTTACCTTGGACTTCTGGAATTGTCAGCTGCCCGGGAGAAATATGACGAATTCTGTGTTCCAATGGTTATGGTTCCTGCAACTGTATCCAACAATGTACCGGGTTCAGATTTCAGCATTGGTGCAGATACTGCTCTGAACACTATAACTGAT ACGTGTGACCGCATCAAGCAGTCGGCCAGCGGCACCAAGCGCCGCGTGTTCATCATCGAGACCATGGGCGGCTACTGCGGCTACCTGGCCAACATGGGggccctggcagcaggggcTGATGCTGCCTACATCTTCGAAGAGCAGTTTGATATCAGAGAGCTCCAG GCTAATGTGGAACACTtgactgaaaaaatgaaaaccagtaTCCAGCGTGGTCTAGTGCTGAG AAATGAGAACTGCAATGAGAACTACACAACTGATTTCATTTATCAGCTGTAttctgaagaaggaaaaggagtgTTTGACTGTCGAAAAAATGTATTGGGCCATATGCAGCAG GGTGGAGCACCTTCACCATTTGATAGAAATTTTGGGACAAAAATTTCAGCGAAAGCTATGCAGTGGATCTccaaaaaactgaaagaaaccTACCGGAAAG ACACAGGATTCCCAAGGAGCAGTGGTGGCTGA
- the PFKP gene encoding ATP-dependent 6-phosphofructokinase, platelet type isoform X4, with translation MDHQPKFFENLSGAGKAIGVLTSGGDAQGMNAAVRAVVRMGIYVNAKVYFIYEGYQGMVDGGDNIVEVSWESVSSILQVGGTVIGSARCKPFRTREGRLQAAFNLVQRGITNLCVIGGDGSLTGANLFREEWSGLLEELAQKGKIDAEAVKKYAYLNIVGMVGSIDNDFCGTDMTIGTDSALHRIIEVVDAIMTTAQSHQRTFVLEVMGRHCGYLALVSALACGADWVFIPEYPPEEGWEDSMCTKLSENRARKKRLNIIIVAEGAIDCHNKPITSEKVKDLVVQRLGFDTRVTILGHVQRGGTPSAFDRILASRMGVEAVLALLEATPATPACVVSLSGNQAVRLPLMECVQMTQEVQKAMDEGRFLEAVKLRGRSFENNLNTYKLLSHKKPDAELPKSNFNVAVLNVGAPAAGMNAAVRAAVRVGITEGHKIFAVIDGFEGFARGKIKEISWGDVGGWTGQGGSILGTKRTLPAKYLEKIADQMRTNNINALMVIGGFEAYLGLLELSAAREKYDEFCVPMVMVPATVSNNVPGSDFSIGADTALNTITDAFESCLQLYEARASFEEFRVPMCVVPATISNNVPGTDNCLGTDTALNAIVETCDRIKQSASGTKRRVFIIETMGGYCGYLANMGALAAGADAAYIFEEQFDIRELQANVEHLTEKMKTSIQRGLVLRNENCNENYTTDFIYQLYSEEGKGVFDCRKNVLGHMQQGGAPSPFDRNFGTKISAKAMQWISKKLKETYRKGKVFANTDDSVCLLGIRRRNLVFQPVAELKSETDFVHRIPKEQWWLKLRPLMKILAKYKTSYDVSDSGQLEHVAMLPKEAETGAI, from the exons GGTTACCAGGGAATGGTTGATGGAGGTGATAATATTGTAGAAGTTTCATGGGAAAGTGTTTCAAGTATCCTGCAAGTG GGAGGCACGGTGATCGGCAGCGCGCGCTGCAAACCCTTCCGCACACGCGAGGGCCGCTTGCAGGCTGCCTTCAACCTGGTGCAGAGAGGCATCACCAACCTCTGCGTGATCGGCGGCGACGGCAGCTTGACCGGCGCCAACCTCTTCCGGGAGGAGTGGAGcgggctgctggaggagctggcacAGAAAG GAAAGATTGATGCAGAGGCTGTTAAGAAATATGCTTATCTTAACATTGTGGGAATGGTTGGATCCATAGACAATGACTTCTGTGGCACTGATATGACCATAGGTACTGACTCAGCTCTGCACAGAATAATTGAAGTTGTAGATGCCATCATGACCACTGCTCAGAG CCACCAGAGGACATTTGTTCTGGAGGTTATGGGGCGACACTGTGG gTATCTAGCTCTGGTTAGTGCCTTAGCCTGTGGTGCAGATTGGGTGTTTATTCCTGAATACCCACCAGAAGAAGGCTGGGAAGATTCAATGTGTACTAAGCTTTCAGAG aacCGAGCACgaaagaaaaggctgaataTTATTATTGTAGCTGAAGGAGCTATTGATTGTCACAACAAACCTATAACATCAGAGAAGGTTAAGGAT CTTGTGGTTCAGCGGCTTGGTTTTGACACCCGAGTAACCATCCTGGGTCATGTGCAAAGAGGTGGAACCCCTTCAGCTTTTGATAGAATTCTT GCGAGTCGTATGGGTGTGGAAGCTGTGCTTGCCCTTTTAGAAGCTACTCCAGCTACCCCTGCCTGTGTTGTGTCCCTGTCTGGAAACCAGGCTGTCCGTCTGCCTCTGATGGAGTGTGTGCAGATG ACTCAAGAAGTCCAGAAAGCCATGGATGAGGGAAGATTTCTTGAGGCTGTGAAGCTCCGTGGAAG GAGCTTTGAAAACAACCTTAACACGTACAAATTACTGTCGCACAAAAAGCCAGATGCTGAACTTCCAAAG AGTAATTTTAATGTGGCAGTTTTAAATGTTGGTGCCCCTGCAGCTGGAATGAATGCCGCCGTGAGGGCTGCAGTGAGAGTTGGCATCACTGAAGGTCacaaaatatttgctgtcaTTGATGGTTTTGAAGGGTTCGCTAGAGGGAAg ATAAAGGAAATTTCCTGGGGAGATGTTGGAGGCTGGACTGGTCAAGGAGGATCAATTCTTGGTACAAAACG TACTCTTCCTGCAAAATATTTGGAGAAGATTGCTGACCAGATGCGCACTAACAACATTAACGCCCTTATGGTTATTGGTGGATTTGAG GCTTACCTTGGACTTCTGGAATTGTCAGCTGCCCGGGAGAAATATGACGAATTCTGTGTTCCAATGGTTATGGTTCCTGCAACTGTATCCAACAATGTACCGGGTTCAGATTTCAGCATTGGTGCAGATACTGCTCTGAACACTATAACTGAT GCCTTTGAAAGTTGTCTGCAGCTCTACGAGGCGCGTGCCAGCTTTGAGGAGTTTAGAGTTCCTATGTGTGTGGTACCTGCTACTATTAGCAACAATGTGCCAGGCACAGACAATTGCCTTGGCACTGACACTGCCTTGAATGCTATTGTGGAG ACGTGTGACCGCATCAAGCAGTCGGCCAGCGGCACCAAGCGCCGCGTGTTCATCATCGAGACCATGGGCGGCTACTGCGGCTACCTGGCCAACATGGGggccctggcagcaggggcTGATGCTGCCTACATCTTCGAAGAGCAGTTTGATATCAGAGAGCTCCAG GCTAATGTGGAACACTtgactgaaaaaatgaaaaccagtaTCCAGCGTGGTCTAGTGCTGAG AAATGAGAACTGCAATGAGAACTACACAACTGATTTCATTTATCAGCTGTAttctgaagaaggaaaaggagtgTTTGACTGTCGAAAAAATGTATTGGGCCATATGCAGCAG GGTGGAGCACCTTCACCATTTGATAGAAATTTTGGGACAAAAATTTCAGCGAAAGCTATGCAGTGGATCTccaaaaaactgaaagaaaccTACCGGAAAG gaaAAGTATTTGCCAATACTGATGACTCAGTTTGTTTGCTGGGAATACGGAGACGCAACCTTGTTTTCCAACCCGTGGCTGAGCTGAAGAGTGAAACAGACTTTGT ACACAGGATTCCCAAGGAGCAGTGGTGGCTGAAGCTGCGACCGCTGATGAAGATCCTGGCCAAGTACAAGACCAGCTACGACGTGTCAGACTCAGGCCAGCTGGAACACGTGGCCATGCTCCCAAAGGAAGCTGAGACCGGAGCCATCTAA
- the PFKP gene encoding ATP-dependent 6-phosphofructokinase, platelet type isoform X1 has translation MDHQPKFFENLSGAGKAIGVLTSGGDAQGMNAAVRAVVRMGIYVNAKVYFIYEGYQGMVDGGDNIVEVSWESVSSILQVGGTVIGSARCKPFRTREGRLQAAFNLVQRGITNLCVIGGDGSLTGANLFREEWSGLLEELAQKGKIDAEAVKKYAYLNIVGMVGSIDNDFCGTDMTIGTDSALHRIIEVVDAIMTTAQSHQRTFVLEVMGRHCGYLALVSALACGADWVFIPEYPPEEGWEDSMCTKLSENRARKKRLNIIIVAEGAIDCHNKPITSEKVKDLVVQRLGFDTRVTILGHVQRGGTPSAFDRILASRMGVEAVLALLEATPATPACVVSLSGNQAVRLPLMECVQMTQEVQKAMDEGRFLEAVKLRGRSFENNLNTYKLLSHKKPDAELPKSNFNVAVLNVGAPAAGMNAAVRAAVRVGITEGHKIFAVIDGFEGFARGKIKEISWGDVGGWTGQGGSILGTKRTLPAKYLEKIADQMRTNNINALMVIGGFEAYLGLLELSAAREKYDEFCVPMVMVPATVSNNVPGSDFSIGADTALNTITDTCDRIKQSASGTKRRVFIIETMGGYCGYLANMGALAAGADAAYIFEEQFDIRELQANVEHLTEKMKTSIQRGLVLRNENCNENYTTDFIYQLYSEEGKGVFDCRKNVLGHMQQGGAPSPFDRNFGTKISAKAMQWISKKLKETYRKGKVFANTDDSVCLLGIRRRNLVFQPVAELKSETDFVHRIPKEQWWLKLRPLMKILAKYKTSYDVSDSGQLEHVAMLPKEAETGAI, from the exons GGTTACCAGGGAATGGTTGATGGAGGTGATAATATTGTAGAAGTTTCATGGGAAAGTGTTTCAAGTATCCTGCAAGTG GGAGGCACGGTGATCGGCAGCGCGCGCTGCAAACCCTTCCGCACACGCGAGGGCCGCTTGCAGGCTGCCTTCAACCTGGTGCAGAGAGGCATCACCAACCTCTGCGTGATCGGCGGCGACGGCAGCTTGACCGGCGCCAACCTCTTCCGGGAGGAGTGGAGcgggctgctggaggagctggcacAGAAAG GAAAGATTGATGCAGAGGCTGTTAAGAAATATGCTTATCTTAACATTGTGGGAATGGTTGGATCCATAGACAATGACTTCTGTGGCACTGATATGACCATAGGTACTGACTCAGCTCTGCACAGAATAATTGAAGTTGTAGATGCCATCATGACCACTGCTCAGAG CCACCAGAGGACATTTGTTCTGGAGGTTATGGGGCGACACTGTGG gTATCTAGCTCTGGTTAGTGCCTTAGCCTGTGGTGCAGATTGGGTGTTTATTCCTGAATACCCACCAGAAGAAGGCTGGGAAGATTCAATGTGTACTAAGCTTTCAGAG aacCGAGCACgaaagaaaaggctgaataTTATTATTGTAGCTGAAGGAGCTATTGATTGTCACAACAAACCTATAACATCAGAGAAGGTTAAGGAT CTTGTGGTTCAGCGGCTTGGTTTTGACACCCGAGTAACCATCCTGGGTCATGTGCAAAGAGGTGGAACCCCTTCAGCTTTTGATAGAATTCTT GCGAGTCGTATGGGTGTGGAAGCTGTGCTTGCCCTTTTAGAAGCTACTCCAGCTACCCCTGCCTGTGTTGTGTCCCTGTCTGGAAACCAGGCTGTCCGTCTGCCTCTGATGGAGTGTGTGCAGATG ACTCAAGAAGTCCAGAAAGCCATGGATGAGGGAAGATTTCTTGAGGCTGTGAAGCTCCGTGGAAG GAGCTTTGAAAACAACCTTAACACGTACAAATTACTGTCGCACAAAAAGCCAGATGCTGAACTTCCAAAG AGTAATTTTAATGTGGCAGTTTTAAATGTTGGTGCCCCTGCAGCTGGAATGAATGCCGCCGTGAGGGCTGCAGTGAGAGTTGGCATCACTGAAGGTCacaaaatatttgctgtcaTTGATGGTTTTGAAGGGTTCGCTAGAGGGAAg ATAAAGGAAATTTCCTGGGGAGATGTTGGAGGCTGGACTGGTCAAGGAGGATCAATTCTTGGTACAAAACG TACTCTTCCTGCAAAATATTTGGAGAAGATTGCTGACCAGATGCGCACTAACAACATTAACGCCCTTATGGTTATTGGTGGATTTGAG GCTTACCTTGGACTTCTGGAATTGTCAGCTGCCCGGGAGAAATATGACGAATTCTGTGTTCCAATGGTTATGGTTCCTGCAACTGTATCCAACAATGTACCGGGTTCAGATTTCAGCATTGGTGCAGATACTGCTCTGAACACTATAACTGAT ACGTGTGACCGCATCAAGCAGTCGGCCAGCGGCACCAAGCGCCGCGTGTTCATCATCGAGACCATGGGCGGCTACTGCGGCTACCTGGCCAACATGGGggccctggcagcaggggcTGATGCTGCCTACATCTTCGAAGAGCAGTTTGATATCAGAGAGCTCCAG GCTAATGTGGAACACTtgactgaaaaaatgaaaaccagtaTCCAGCGTGGTCTAGTGCTGAG AAATGAGAACTGCAATGAGAACTACACAACTGATTTCATTTATCAGCTGTAttctgaagaaggaaaaggagtgTTTGACTGTCGAAAAAATGTATTGGGCCATATGCAGCAG GGTGGAGCACCTTCACCATTTGATAGAAATTTTGGGACAAAAATTTCAGCGAAAGCTATGCAGTGGATCTccaaaaaactgaaagaaaccTACCGGAAAG gaaAAGTATTTGCCAATACTGATGACTCAGTTTGTTTGCTGGGAATACGGAGACGCAACCTTGTTTTCCAACCCGTGGCTGAGCTGAAGAGTGAAACAGACTTTGT ACACAGGATTCCCAAGGAGCAGTGGTGGCTGAAGCTGCGACCGCTGATGAAGATCCTGGCCAAGTACAAGACCAGCTACGACGTGTCAGACTCAGGCCAGCTGGAACACGTGGCCATGCTCCCAAAGGAAGCTGAGACCGGAGCCATCTAA
- the PFKP gene encoding ATP-dependent 6-phosphofructokinase, platelet type isoform X2: MDHQPKFFENLSGAGKAIGVLTSGGDAQGMNAAVRAVVRMGIYVNAKVYFIYEGYQGMVDGGDNIVEVSWESVSSILQVGGTVIGSARCKPFRTREGRLQAAFNLVQRGITNLCVIGGDGSLTGANLFREEWSGLLEELAQKGKIDAEAVKKYAYLNIVGMVGSIDNDFCGTDMTIGTDSALHRIIEVVDAIMTTAQSHQRTFVLEVMGRHCGYLALVSALACGADWVFIPEYPPEEGWEDSMCTKLSENRARKKRLNIIIVAEGAIDCHNKPITSEKVKDLVVQRLGFDTRVTILGHVQRGGTPSAFDRILASRMGVEAVLALLEATPATPACVVSLSGNQAVRLPLMECVQMTQEVQKAMDEGRFLEAVKLRGRSFENNLNTYKLLSHKKPDAELPKSNFNVAVLNVGAPAAGMNAAVRAAVRVGITEGHKIFAVIDGFEGFARGKIKEISWGDVGGWTGQGGSILGTKRTLPAKYLEKIADQMRTNNINALMVIGGFEAFESCLQLYEARASFEEFRVPMCVVPATISNNVPGTDNCLGTDTALNAIVETCDRIKQSASGTKRRVFIIETMGGYCGYLANMGALAAGADAAYIFEEQFDIRELQANVEHLTEKMKTSIQRGLVLRNENCNENYTTDFIYQLYSEEGKGVFDCRKNVLGHMQQGGAPSPFDRNFGTKISAKAMQWISKKLKETYRKGKVFANTDDSVCLLGIRRRNLVFQPVAELKSETDFVHRIPKEQWWLKLRPLMKILAKYKTSYDVSDSGQLEHVAMLPKEAETGAI; encoded by the exons GGTTACCAGGGAATGGTTGATGGAGGTGATAATATTGTAGAAGTTTCATGGGAAAGTGTTTCAAGTATCCTGCAAGTG GGAGGCACGGTGATCGGCAGCGCGCGCTGCAAACCCTTCCGCACACGCGAGGGCCGCTTGCAGGCTGCCTTCAACCTGGTGCAGAGAGGCATCACCAACCTCTGCGTGATCGGCGGCGACGGCAGCTTGACCGGCGCCAACCTCTTCCGGGAGGAGTGGAGcgggctgctggaggagctggcacAGAAAG GAAAGATTGATGCAGAGGCTGTTAAGAAATATGCTTATCTTAACATTGTGGGAATGGTTGGATCCATAGACAATGACTTCTGTGGCACTGATATGACCATAGGTACTGACTCAGCTCTGCACAGAATAATTGAAGTTGTAGATGCCATCATGACCACTGCTCAGAG CCACCAGAGGACATTTGTTCTGGAGGTTATGGGGCGACACTGTGG gTATCTAGCTCTGGTTAGTGCCTTAGCCTGTGGTGCAGATTGGGTGTTTATTCCTGAATACCCACCAGAAGAAGGCTGGGAAGATTCAATGTGTACTAAGCTTTCAGAG aacCGAGCACgaaagaaaaggctgaataTTATTATTGTAGCTGAAGGAGCTATTGATTGTCACAACAAACCTATAACATCAGAGAAGGTTAAGGAT CTTGTGGTTCAGCGGCTTGGTTTTGACACCCGAGTAACCATCCTGGGTCATGTGCAAAGAGGTGGAACCCCTTCAGCTTTTGATAGAATTCTT GCGAGTCGTATGGGTGTGGAAGCTGTGCTTGCCCTTTTAGAAGCTACTCCAGCTACCCCTGCCTGTGTTGTGTCCCTGTCTGGAAACCAGGCTGTCCGTCTGCCTCTGATGGAGTGTGTGCAGATG ACTCAAGAAGTCCAGAAAGCCATGGATGAGGGAAGATTTCTTGAGGCTGTGAAGCTCCGTGGAAG GAGCTTTGAAAACAACCTTAACACGTACAAATTACTGTCGCACAAAAAGCCAGATGCTGAACTTCCAAAG AGTAATTTTAATGTGGCAGTTTTAAATGTTGGTGCCCCTGCAGCTGGAATGAATGCCGCCGTGAGGGCTGCAGTGAGAGTTGGCATCACTGAAGGTCacaaaatatttgctgtcaTTGATGGTTTTGAAGGGTTCGCTAGAGGGAAg ATAAAGGAAATTTCCTGGGGAGATGTTGGAGGCTGGACTGGTCAAGGAGGATCAATTCTTGGTACAAAACG TACTCTTCCTGCAAAATATTTGGAGAAGATTGCTGACCAGATGCGCACTAACAACATTAACGCCCTTATGGTTATTGGTGGATTTGAG GCCTTTGAAAGTTGTCTGCAGCTCTACGAGGCGCGTGCCAGCTTTGAGGAGTTTAGAGTTCCTATGTGTGTGGTACCTGCTACTATTAGCAACAATGTGCCAGGCACAGACAATTGCCTTGGCACTGACACTGCCTTGAATGCTATTGTGGAG ACGTGTGACCGCATCAAGCAGTCGGCCAGCGGCACCAAGCGCCGCGTGTTCATCATCGAGACCATGGGCGGCTACTGCGGCTACCTGGCCAACATGGGggccctggcagcaggggcTGATGCTGCCTACATCTTCGAAGAGCAGTTTGATATCAGAGAGCTCCAG GCTAATGTGGAACACTtgactgaaaaaatgaaaaccagtaTCCAGCGTGGTCTAGTGCTGAG AAATGAGAACTGCAATGAGAACTACACAACTGATTTCATTTATCAGCTGTAttctgaagaaggaaaaggagtgTTTGACTGTCGAAAAAATGTATTGGGCCATATGCAGCAG GGTGGAGCACCTTCACCATTTGATAGAAATTTTGGGACAAAAATTTCAGCGAAAGCTATGCAGTGGATCTccaaaaaactgaaagaaaccTACCGGAAAG gaaAAGTATTTGCCAATACTGATGACTCAGTTTGTTTGCTGGGAATACGGAGACGCAACCTTGTTTTCCAACCCGTGGCTGAGCTGAAGAGTGAAACAGACTTTGT ACACAGGATTCCCAAGGAGCAGTGGTGGCTGAAGCTGCGACCGCTGATGAAGATCCTGGCCAAGTACAAGACCAGCTACGACGTGTCAGACTCAGGCCAGCTGGAACACGTGGCCATGCTCCCAAAGGAAGCTGAGACCGGAGCCATCTAA